The segment AGCGTACATGCGTTTGCTCCTTAGCCCTTCGGCAGCGTCTGTTCGAGCGCCCGCGCCGCGCTGTACGTCGGGCAGATCGTCTCAATCATCCCGAGCGCGTTGAAGGTGTCGGCGTTGTTCTGGTCGTGCACGCGGGCGATGCTGCGCTTGATGTTGAAGACCACTTTGGCCACCTGCGCCGCCATCAGGTTGGTGTTGTCGCTGTCGGTTGCCGCCACGAACAGGTCGGCGCGGTCCACGCCGGCCTTGCGCATTACGTCTTCGTCAATGCCGGAGCCGAGCACGGGTGTCGCGCCGAAGCTGTCAGGCAGCTTGTTGAATGCGGCCGGGTTGCGGTCGATCAGTGCGACCTGATGGCCCGATGCCAGCGCGAGCGCGGCGAACTGCATGCCGAAGCGGCTGAGTCCGAGGATGACGATTTTCATGCAGCCGGCTCCATGGAGGTATCGTAGGGGTCGCGCACCAGCCAGACGCGGCAGGTGGCGTGATTCAAAATGTAGTTCGACGTTTCGCCCAGGTGAAACTCGCCGAAGCGCGAGCGGTAGGGCAGGGCCATGATGATCAGGTCGGCTTTGAGGTGGTCGGCGGTGTCCACGATCGCCGCGCCGGCCGAGCGGGCCTGCAGCAACTCGGCTTCAATCGGGCAGCCGTTGTGCTGCGCCAGTTCCTCAATACGTTCAAGCAACTGCTCGCCCTGCGAGGTTTCGGAAGGCAAGTCGGTATCCAGCGGCAGCGAGCGCCTGACTTCGACGACGTGCACGGCCGTGACCTTGAGCTTGCTCTTGCGGGCGAATGCAAACGCGACCTGCAGCGCGTCTTCGTCGCCGGGTTTGCCGGTGATCGGCACGAGGATGTGCGAAATGCTTTTCATGGGGATGATCAGGATTCCAAATGGAACGGCACGCTGACAACGATGCGCTTGCGCTGGAACAGCAGCGAAAGCTTGATCAGTTGTGCGGTTTGGTTATGCAGAACCAGGTGGGCGAAGTGCTTCGGCACAATTTCCGGCAGCACCACCACAATGGTGGCATTCGGGTTGTCCTGGCCGACGGACTCGATGTATTTGAGCAGCGGCCCGACGACGGAGCGGAATGGCGAGGCGATGAGCTTCAGCGGCGCGTCGATGTGCGCCGCCTGCCACTCCTTCATCATGCGCTCGCCCTCGGCCGCCTCCGTGAAAACGAACGCGCCGGTCAGGCTGCCGCCAATCGTGCGCGCGAACGACATGGTGCGCGCCGTCGCCTGATCGACGCGCGCCACGGGCACGATGACGATGTTGGTCGTCTCGATCGGCTGCGTATCCTTGAGCATGATTTGTGACTGGAAGGCATCATAGTGACGCTTGATGCCCAGGAAGACGAATACCATCGCCGGGATGAGCAACACGACGACCCATGCGCCCTCGATCAGCTTCGCTTCGACGATGACCAATGTCACGACCGCGGTTGCGGTGGCGCCGGTTCCGTTGACGATCATGCTCCGTCGCCAGCCGGGACCGCGCAGTCTCCACCAGTGACGCACCATGCCGGCCTGCGAGAGCGTGAACGACAGGAAGACGCCGACGGCGTACAGCGGAATCAGGTTGTGCGTGCTGGCGTCGAAGACGATGATGAGCGTAGCCGAGAACAGCGCCAGCACCATGATGCCGGTGCTGAACACGAGCCGTTGGCCGACGCGAATAAACAGGTGCGGCAGGTAGCCGTCGCGCGCAAT is part of the Chloroflexota bacterium genome and harbors:
- a CDS encoding TrkA family potassium uptake protein codes for the protein MKIVILGLSRFGMQFAALALASGHQVALIDRNPAAFNKLPDSFGATPVLGSGIDEDVMRKAGVDRADLFVAATDSDNTNLMAAQVAKVVFNIKRSIARVHDQNNADTFNALGMIETICPTYSAARALEQTLPKG
- a CDS encoding universal stress protein, with product MKSISHILVPITGKPGDEDALQVAFAFARKSKLKVTAVHVVEVRRSLPLDTDLPSETSQGEQLLERIEELAQHNGCPIEAELLQARSAGAAIVDTADHLKADLIIMALPYRSRFGEFHLGETSNYILNHATCRVWLVRDPYDTSMEPAA